Proteins encoded together in one ANME-2 cluster archaeon window:
- a CDS encoding UDP-2,3-diacylglucosamine diphosphatase has product MTNGKCIAVSDVHLGIEYSNRSKFIDFIDNLGDDVDHLVLLGDILEFWRRDPVGVLLENTDIIQKLMNLEPEIKVSYVVGNHDFHLIQFPQSYFGARFDLKRDLSLEYGGTKYRFIHGHQLENKRFGTIETYETFADSLCMAGDDVGKAADMIWEKIGEGGGGGILDMIRNFIISMYSSYPPPKDSLPWIRERIVEIMLEPEELMIKKYEEFAIELVNEKYKGEFLIYGHSHEPCVKMEINLANTGSWVKGSSDYLEIDEHGVVLKSY; this is encoded by the coding sequence ATGACCAACGGAAAATGCATAGCCGTCTCAGACGTGCACCTGGGAATAGAATATAGCAACAGGAGCAAGTTTATAGATTTCATAGATAATCTGGGGGATGACGTCGATCACCTTGTTCTCCTTGGAGATATACTTGAGTTCTGGAGGAGAGATCCTGTTGGAGTACTACTCGAGAATACCGATATCATTCAGAAACTTATGAACCTGGAGCCAGAGATAAAGGTTTCTTATGTAGTCGGGAATCATGATTTTCACCTGATACAGTTTCCCCAATCTTACTTTGGCGCAAGGTTCGATCTCAAACGCGACCTGAGCCTCGAATATGGGGGGACCAAGTATCGCTTTATACATGGACACCAGCTTGAAAACAAGCGATTTGGCACGATTGAGACCTACGAGACGTTTGCAGATTCACTTTGTATGGCTGGAGACGATGTTGGGAAAGCCGCTGACATGATCTGGGAAAAGATTGGGGAAGGAGGAGGAGGAGGTATCCTGGATATGATCAGAAATTTTATTATTAGTATGTATTCGTCATATCCCCCTCCCAAAGACTCGTTGCCATGGATCAGAGAAAGAATAGTTGAAATTATGTTGGAACCAGAAGAATTGATGATAAAAAAATATGAGGAATTTGCTATCGAACTGGTCAATGAAAAATATAAAGGCGAGTTCTTGATATATGGTCATTCACACGAGCCGTGTGTGAAGATGGAGATAAATCTTGCGAACACTGGTTCATGGGTGAAGGGATCTTCTGACTATCTGGAGATCGATGAGCACGGAGTGGTGCTCAAGAGCTATTGA
- a CDS encoding DUF3368 domain-containing protein codes for MKPLIFNATPLIFLGKINVLEKITHFPEEKYTLESVYQEVVVEGKKSGNPEAFLIENLLDAGILKIKTLTDNRYVAHLKENPRIHSGDAEVLAMALELDGIALLDDEEARGMAEIKGIEHHGTIYLLLRMMKIGLLTKEETIDSLDEMLRMGWRCSTELYAGILKAVK; via the coding sequence ATGAAACCGCTCATTTTTAATGCCACACCCTTGATCTTTCTCGGGAAAATAAACGTACTTGAAAAAATAACGCATTTTCCAGAAGAGAAGTACACCCTGGAATCAGTCTATCAAGAGGTAGTGGTAGAGGGAAAAAAGAGCGGCAATCCAGAGGCTTTTCTAATAGAAAACCTGCTCGATGCCGGAATACTCAAAATTAAGACGCTTACTGATAACCGATACGTAGCTCACCTCAAAGAAAATCCCAGAATCCATAGTGGTGATGCTGAAGTGCTTGCCATGGCCTTAGAGTTAGATGGTATTGCCCTCTTGGATGATGAAGAAGCCAGGGGAATGGCAGAGATAAAAGGAATTGAGCATCATGGAACGATTTATCTACTTCTCAGAATGATGAAAATAGGGCTGCTGACAAAAGAAGAGACAATAGACAGTCTGGATGAAATGCTGCGCATGGGCTGGCGATGTTCAACAGAATTATATGCAGGGATATTAAAAGCAGTTAAATAA
- a CDS encoding methionine synthase, with protein sequence MDPNIIFDDIGSYPLPEGISRDWIEQAVTSRAEDKRLFGIISDTMEQKIAAGVEVPTYPQFQDMNQQYLRIINDPELTEAPLLVKEPEAKILELEALLGLGAKYKKEHGKPLDIRVCVTGPVELYLKEFGGTSYGDVLLTFAKSIDRFVKNSIRHSGDLNVATVSIDEPSIGINPQIMLNDEDIIKALTVAGKTAHQHGIDTEIHLHSPLNYKLVCQVPSINVIGVESAASPSYLELIDRADLQVSDTFLRVGIARTDIFGLTAVLNEKYNINVWKETDKLTEVVTDMETPEVIAGRLTNAYGMFGDAIRYVGPDCGLGSWPSQGLAQKLLTNTAKGIEMFCRNQ encoded by the coding sequence ATGGACCCGAATATAATCTTTGACGATATAGGAAGTTATCCGCTTCCTGAGGGAATCTCCAGGGACTGGATAGAACAGGCGGTCACATCCAGGGCCGAAGATAAGCGCCTGTTTGGGATAATCTCAGACACAATGGAGCAAAAGATAGCGGCTGGTGTGGAAGTACCGACTTATCCCCAGTTCCAGGATATGAACCAGCAGTACTTAAGAATAATCAATGACCCTGAACTGACAGAAGCACCCCTGCTGGTAAAAGAACCAGAGGCAAAGATACTGGAACTTGAAGCTCTTTTGGGCCTGGGTGCAAAGTACAAAAAGGAGCACGGTAAACCCCTTGACATCCGTGTATGTGTTACTGGTCCTGTTGAGCTTTATTTAAAGGAGTTCGGAGGAACATCCTATGGCGATGTGCTGCTGACCTTTGCTAAAAGCATTGACAGGTTCGTTAAGAATTCCATCAGGCATTCGGGCGATCTCAATGTGGCTACTGTTTCTATTGATGAGCCAAGCATCGGTATTAATCCCCAGATCATGCTTAACGATGAGGATATCATAAAGGCCCTGACCGTGGCCGGGAAAACTGCACACCAACACGGTATCGACACCGAGATACACCTGCATTCCCCACTTAATTACAAGCTGGTCTGCCAGGTCCCTTCCATTAATGTAATAGGGGTAGAATCCGCTGCCAGCCCTTCGTACCTGGAGCTCATTGACCGTGCTGACTTACAGGTCTCTGATACATTCCTCAGGGTAGGCATAGCCAGGACAGATATCTTCGGCCTGACTGCTGTGCTTAATGAGAAGTATAATATCAATGTATGGAAGGAAACTGACAAGCTCACGGAAGTGGTTACCGATATGGAAACCCCAGAGGTTATTGCCGGGAGACTTACCAATGCCTACGGAATGTTCGGTGATGCTATAAGGTACGTAGGACCCGATTGCGGACTGGGCTCATGGCCTTCCCAGGGGCTGGCACAGAAGCTTCTAACCAATACGGCCAAAGGTATTGAAATGTTTTGCAGGAACCAGTGA
- a CDS encoding sodium:solute symporter family protein has product MDGYHIFLILLAVYLSGLVGIGLYFNKKQKSVTDFWLAGREIGPKAIGFSAAASWLTAGGILAVIGFYMLSGMGSIWGFVAPNILALLIIAMLVGRIKHLPAITQPELMEQRYSSAIRAPLAFIIAIVMILFAVADIKGLALVLQVFYGLDPLYAALIVAVAVSIYVTLGGLSAVVWTDVVQFSFLALFTITMAFFAVGAATSGVVDGASLSVTELFGNVDSTWWNPLSIGIPMVLIFIVAIIPGWMTEQDPWQRVWAARDKRSAQIGMVMASMLIFVVFAACAVIAIGLNAVYPEIAEMGFPAGMALAEPALLDFINSNFSPLMIALSAIGLAAAAMSCADTFATSGASCLSRDLYQRFVKPDATMKEMLIVNRISVLLIVISATIASFFINSIIDAIHIATFIASASYFFPLMGGLFWKRATKEGALAGMVVGAVAQTALVVIDLANTPFMAPPYLATIHPALIGHGVIVGLSLGAVTFFGVSLLTAPSSVVNLAPFFKDEAEKLELHGVEKIDESDLEYKEFLGRIDEKVTGERTHLHLNITASKALDWNKTVEKLKESYPAWVTPAGPDSVYRLTHPDMLSCVSMTRGSGDNEIWIAAEPRVESAKVLKRDLFTAYDEVSIVLEQIGVGLAATAPES; this is encoded by the coding sequence ATGGATGGTTATCATATATTTCTAATTCTGCTGGCGGTCTACTTATCAGGACTTGTCGGCATTGGGTTGTACTTTAATAAAAAACAAAAATCAGTAACGGATTTCTGGCTTGCCGGAAGGGAGATAGGGCCAAAAGCCATCGGTTTCTCAGCAGCGGCCTCCTGGCTCACTGCCGGTGGGATTCTTGCAGTTATCGGGTTTTACATGCTCAGCGGCATGGGCTCGATATGGGGTTTTGTCGCCCCGAACATCCTGGCACTGCTTATCATAGCGATGCTTGTGGGCAGGATAAAGCACCTGCCAGCTATTACCCAGCCCGAACTGATGGAACAGAGATACAGCAGCGCAATCAGGGCACCTCTGGCATTTATTATAGCAATTGTAATGATACTGTTTGCAGTGGCAGACATCAAGGGGCTTGCCCTTGTACTCCAGGTGTTCTACGGGCTTGACCCGCTGTACGCTGCGCTGATCGTTGCAGTGGCAGTATCCATATATGTGACCCTTGGCGGGCTTTCGGCAGTTGTCTGGACCGATGTTGTACAGTTCTCGTTCCTTGCACTGTTCACCATTACCATGGCCTTTTTCGCAGTGGGTGCCGCAACTTCGGGTGTTGTTGACGGCGCATCTCTCAGTGTTACAGAACTGTTCGGTAATGTTGATTCCACATGGTGGAACCCCTTATCCATAGGGATTCCAATGGTGCTCATCTTTATAGTCGCTATCATCCCGGGCTGGATGACAGAACAGGACCCGTGGCAAAGGGTCTGGGCAGCCAGGGATAAAAGATCGGCCCAAATAGGAATGGTGATGGCTTCGATGTTGATATTTGTGGTGTTTGCTGCATGTGCGGTAATTGCCATCGGGCTGAATGCTGTCTATCCAGAGATCGCAGAGATGGGATTTCCGGCAGGAATGGCACTGGCCGAACCGGCACTGCTTGATTTTATTAATAGTAATTTCTCACCCCTCATGATTGCCTTAAGCGCCATAGGTCTTGCGGCAGCGGCAATGTCATGTGCAGATACCTTTGCCACATCAGGGGCTTCATGTCTTTCCCGCGATCTGTACCAGAGGTTTGTTAAGCCTGATGCTACTATGAAAGAGATGCTGATCGTAAACCGCATAAGTGTGCTGTTGATCGTGATATCAGCGACCATTGCATCATTTTTTATTAACAGTATTATTGATGCGATCCACATTGCCACTTTCATTGCAAGTGCGTCATACTTCTTCCCGCTTATGGGCGGGCTTTTCTGGAAGCGGGCCACAAAGGAAGGGGCACTGGCAGGAATGGTGGTGGGTGCTGTGGCACAAACTGCACTTGTAGTTATTGACCTGGCAAATACACCGTTCATGGCACCGCCGTATCTTGCGACCATACACCCGGCACTTATAGGTCATGGCGTGATCGTGGGATTGTCACTGGGTGCGGTTACATTCTTTGGTGTGTCCCTGTTGACTGCCCCCTCAAGTGTTGTGAACCTGGCCCCGTTCTTCAAGGATGAGGCTGAGAAACTGGAACTGCATGGGGTGGAGAAGATTGATGAATCTGACCTTGAATATAAGGAATTCCTTGGCAGGATCGATGAGAAGGTTACGGGTGAGCGCACACACCTGCACCTGAACATTACCGCTTCTAAAGCCCTGGACTGGAATAAAACGGTTGAGAAACTTAAGGAGAGTTACCCGGCATGGGTCACTCCTGCTGGTCCGGACTCTGTATACAGGCTGACCCACCCGGATATGTTATCCTGTGTGTCTATGACCAGGGGAAGCGGTGATAATGAGATATGGATAGCTGCAGAACCCAGGGTGGAGTCTGCCAAGGTCCTGAAAAGGGATCTTTTTACTGCTTATGATGAGGTGTCCATTG